Proteins encoded within one genomic window of Couchioplanes caeruleus:
- a CDS encoding YncE family protein, translating to MSAASVPEKSRALAAFLLAASVGAVPAAASAAAAPPLREVMFVGNNWDGTVDVIESRGAFASLGRIGVVPDRLERLREIYSDPIKLVFYLGVRLGPGEGHDQLVDDMYTTPAGDALVVSRPSFADVVSIDLATGAVKWRFPVSGFRSDHMAVSPDGRSVAVSASTSNTLHVLDIVTGRELGSFATGDQPHENLYTDGGRYLWNSSIGAVMTSLDDPSQDWTKGDRHITIADTQTFRTVRTIDMRPRLDAIGRSDLSDAVRPAVFTPDESTLYFQVSFSGGLVEYDVAGDRITRVRELPKNPATNEDRTTWVNDSRHHGLSMSPDGTKLCVAGTVDDYATIVDRATLTPGELVGASKPYWATVSGDGQSCVISESDADRVSAISFATGRRIASVAVGDHPQRVRVGHIPTTWTPPGAR from the coding sequence GTGAGCGCTGCGTCCGTACCCGAGAAGTCCCGGGCCCTGGCCGCCTTCCTGCTGGCGGCGTCCGTCGGCGCCGTGCCCGCGGCGGCGAGCGCGGCCGCGGCGCCCCCGCTGCGCGAGGTCATGTTCGTCGGCAACAATTGGGACGGGACGGTCGACGTCATCGAGTCCCGCGGCGCCTTCGCCTCCCTCGGCCGCATCGGCGTCGTGCCCGACCGCCTGGAGCGGCTCCGGGAGATCTACTCGGATCCGATCAAGCTCGTCTTCTACCTCGGCGTGCGGCTCGGCCCCGGCGAGGGCCACGACCAGCTCGTCGACGACATGTACACCACCCCCGCCGGCGACGCGCTGGTGGTCTCGCGCCCGAGCTTCGCCGACGTGGTCTCGATCGACCTCGCCACCGGGGCGGTGAAGTGGCGGTTCCCGGTATCCGGGTTCCGCAGCGACCACATGGCGGTGTCTCCCGACGGCCGGTCCGTCGCCGTCTCCGCCTCGACCTCCAACACCCTGCACGTGCTGGACATCGTCACCGGCCGGGAGCTCGGCTCGTTCGCCACCGGCGACCAGCCGCACGAGAACCTCTACACCGACGGTGGGCGGTATCTGTGGAACTCGTCGATCGGCGCGGTCATGACGTCTCTGGACGACCCCTCCCAGGACTGGACCAAGGGCGACCGGCACATCACGATCGCCGACACGCAGACCTTCCGCACCGTACGCACGATCGACATGCGCCCGCGTCTCGACGCGATCGGCCGCTCCGACCTGTCCGACGCCGTACGCCCGGCCGTCTTCACCCCCGACGAGTCCACCCTGTACTTCCAGGTGTCCTTCTCCGGCGGCCTGGTGGAGTACGACGTGGCGGGCGACCGCATCACCCGGGTGCGCGAGCTGCCCAAGAACCCGGCCACGAACGAGGACCGCACCACCTGGGTGAACGACTCGCGCCACCACGGGCTGTCGATGAGCCCGGACGGCACCAAGCTCTGCGTGGCCGGCACCGTCGACGACTACGCCACGATCGTCGACCGGGCCACCCTCACGCCGGGCGAACTGGTCGGCGCGAGCAAGCCGTACTGGGCGACGGTCAGCGGCGACGGGCAGAGCTGCGTCATCTCGGAATCCGACGCCGACCGGGTGTCGGCGATCAGCTTCGCGACCGGCCGCCGGATCGCCTCCGTCGCGGTCGGCGACCACCCGCAGCGGGTCCGAGTCGGGCACATCCCCACGACCTGGACACCGCCCGGCGCGAGGTGA
- a CDS encoding siderophore-interacting protein, producing MPISPISARTGVVTRVEWLSPHMVRLAVGGPGLREITAGECSDHYVKLQFPRPGVVYPEPFDLGVIRETMPRESWPVVRTYTIRRWLPEIPELWLDFVVHGDEGIAGPWAAAARVGDPVRFLGPGGGYAPDPAAGWHLLAGDESALPAIAAALEAMPAGARVHAFVEVAGPADEQPLATAADAEITWLYRGGRPIGEALVAAVRGLAWPAGSVQAFVHGEAGFVRDLRRLLRVEKQIPMDRLSISGYWRHGLNEDGWQSSKREWNRQVEAEQAA from the coding sequence ATGCCGATCAGTCCCATCTCGGCCCGGACCGGTGTCGTGACCCGCGTCGAGTGGCTCAGCCCGCACATGGTGCGCCTCGCGGTGGGCGGCCCCGGCCTGCGGGAGATCACCGCGGGTGAATGCAGCGACCACTACGTCAAGCTCCAGTTCCCGCGGCCGGGCGTGGTCTATCCCGAGCCGTTCGACCTCGGGGTGATCCGCGAGACGATGCCCCGCGAGAGCTGGCCGGTCGTGCGGACGTACACGATCCGGCGCTGGCTTCCGGAGATTCCCGAGCTGTGGCTGGACTTCGTGGTGCACGGCGACGAGGGCATCGCCGGGCCGTGGGCGGCCGCCGCCCGGGTCGGCGACCCGGTGCGGTTCCTGGGGCCGGGCGGCGGGTACGCCCCGGACCCGGCCGCCGGCTGGCATCTGCTCGCCGGCGACGAGAGCGCGCTGCCGGCGATCGCCGCCGCGCTGGAGGCCATGCCCGCGGGGGCGCGGGTGCACGCCTTCGTGGAGGTCGCCGGTCCGGCCGACGAACAGCCTCTGGCCACGGCCGCCGACGCCGAGATCACCTGGCTGTATCGCGGCGGGCGCCCGATCGGTGAGGCGCTGGTGGCGGCAGTGCGGGGTCTCGCCTGGCCGGCCGGGAGCGTGCAGGCCTTCGTGCACGGCGAGGCCGGCTTCGTCAGAGACCTGCGACGGCTGCTGCGCGTCGAGAAGCAGATCCCGATGGATCGCCTGTCGATCTCCGGCTACTGGCGACACGGCCTGAACGAGGACGGCTGGCAGTCGAGCAAGCGCGAGTGGAACCGGCAGGTGGAGGCGGAACAGGCCGCATAG
- a CDS encoding fatty acid desaturase family protein: MTTLQRKNVNPIAHLTPEDIEQIGIELDAIRDEVVESRGERDAKYIRRVISVQRRLELGSRAVLLFSLFPPAWLLGTAGLSIAKILENMEVGHNILHGQWDWMRDPKIHSSTWEWDSATPAEQWKHSHNELHHTYTNVVGKDNDLGYGIMRVDEDQPWTPAYLGQPLYNVVNAIFFEYGIAAYDLELGRNLKTKKRRRSPEFKARLKQVRRKIGKQMLKDYVVHPALSGPSFLHTIAANFTANIIRNLWTHSVIMCGHFPRGVETFERTSIEGETRGEWYLRQMLGSANISGGKLIHIMTGNLSHQIEHHLFPDLPSNRYQEIAPKVRALFEKYDLNYVTGPMPVQVASAWAKIIRLSLPNRGPASVRPPRKKLDPENMPAPRWQRAQPKPASS, translated from the coding sequence GTGACCACATTGCAGCGCAAGAACGTCAATCCGATCGCACATCTGACGCCCGAGGACATCGAGCAGATCGGCATCGAGCTCGACGCGATCCGCGACGAGGTGGTGGAGAGCCGTGGCGAGCGCGACGCGAAGTACATCCGGCGGGTGATCTCCGTGCAGCGCCGTCTCGAGCTGGGCAGCCGCGCGGTGCTGCTGTTCTCGCTCTTCCCGCCGGCCTGGCTGCTGGGCACCGCCGGGCTGTCGATCGCCAAGATCCTCGAGAACATGGAGGTCGGTCACAACATCCTGCACGGCCAGTGGGACTGGATGCGGGATCCGAAGATCCACTCCTCGACCTGGGAGTGGGACAGCGCGACGCCGGCCGAGCAGTGGAAGCACTCGCACAACGAGCTGCACCACACGTACACGAACGTGGTCGGCAAGGACAACGACCTCGGGTACGGCATCATGCGCGTCGACGAGGACCAGCCCTGGACGCCGGCCTACCTCGGCCAGCCGCTGTACAACGTCGTCAACGCGATCTTCTTCGAGTACGGCATCGCCGCGTACGACCTGGAGCTGGGGCGCAACCTCAAGACCAAGAAGCGCCGCCGCTCGCCGGAGTTCAAGGCCCGGCTCAAGCAGGTCCGCCGGAAGATCGGCAAGCAGATGCTGAAGGACTACGTCGTGCACCCGGCGCTGTCCGGGCCGTCGTTCCTGCACACGATCGCCGCCAACTTCACCGCCAACATCATCCGCAACCTGTGGACGCACTCGGTCATCATGTGCGGCCACTTCCCGAGGGGCGTCGAGACCTTCGAGCGCACCTCGATCGAGGGCGAGACCCGCGGCGAGTGGTACCTGCGCCAGATGCTCGGCTCGGCCAACATCAGCGGCGGCAAGCTGATTCACATCATGACCGGCAACCTGTCGCACCAGATCGAGCACCACCTCTTCCCCGACCTGCCCAGCAACCGGTACCAGGAGATCGCGCCGAAGGTCCGGGCCCTGTTCGAGAAGTACGACCTGAACTACGTGACCGGCCCCATGCCGGTGCAGGTGGCCTCGGCGTGGGCGAAGATCATCCGGCTGTCGCTGCCCAACCGCGGCCCGGCCTCGGTCCGCCCGCCGCGCAAGAAGCTGGACCCGGAGAACATGCCGGCGCCCCGCTGGCAGCGTGCCCAGCCCAAGCCGGCGAGCTCCTGA
- a CDS encoding PucR family transcriptional regulator: MDETLPDVRDFRLAEDIVVPLRERLPEVAVQTIGAITATVPAYAEAFAGELGAKIEKAVRAALGTFLNLVSRGAGPDPGSPLAPAIEAAYALGRGEARSGRSLDALLGAYRIGARVAWRQFAAISVSTGQPAPTIARFAELVFAYIDELSAASVAGHADELASSGRARRRRLELLAQALVAGDPPEVVIAAAERAEWAPPQTLTAVLVPERAARSMADLFDARTLHVAEGGPELPETTVLLIPDAQGPSRGHLIRLLSCRGAIVGPARPWLRARDSLTRAIRVSRLDVRAPAGGAVDTEDHLLALVVTADPQALADLRDRVLAPLSSERAATAAKLVETLRSWLLHQGRREDVAAELFVHPQTVRYRMSRLRELYGDRLRDPQWLLMLTVALAAAQAAPS; the protein is encoded by the coding sequence ATGGATGAGACGCTGCCCGACGTACGCGACTTCCGCCTCGCCGAGGACATCGTCGTCCCGTTGCGGGAGCGGCTGCCCGAGGTTGCGGTCCAGACGATCGGCGCCATCACCGCGACCGTCCCGGCGTACGCGGAGGCCTTCGCGGGAGAGCTCGGCGCCAAGATCGAGAAGGCGGTACGGGCGGCCCTCGGCACGTTCCTCAACCTCGTCTCCCGCGGGGCCGGCCCCGACCCCGGCTCGCCCCTGGCCCCGGCGATCGAGGCCGCGTACGCCCTGGGCCGCGGCGAGGCCCGCTCCGGCCGCAGCCTCGACGCGCTGCTGGGGGCGTACCGCATCGGCGCCCGCGTCGCCTGGCGTCAGTTCGCCGCCATCAGCGTCAGCACCGGCCAGCCCGCGCCCACCATCGCCCGCTTCGCCGAGCTGGTGTTCGCCTACATCGACGAGCTGTCCGCGGCGAGCGTCGCCGGGCACGCCGACGAGCTGGCCTCCTCCGGCCGGGCCCGCCGCCGGCGGCTCGAGCTGCTCGCCCAGGCCCTGGTCGCGGGCGACCCGCCGGAGGTCGTGATCGCGGCGGCGGAGCGCGCCGAGTGGGCGCCGCCGCAGACCCTGACCGCCGTCCTGGTGCCCGAGCGCGCCGCCCGCTCGATGGCCGACCTCTTCGACGCCCGTACGCTCCACGTGGCCGAGGGGGGGCCGGAGCTGCCGGAGACCACGGTGCTCCTGATCCCGGACGCGCAGGGTCCGTCCCGCGGCCACCTGATCCGCCTGCTCTCCTGCCGCGGCGCCATCGTCGGCCCCGCCCGCCCCTGGCTGCGCGCCCGCGACTCGCTCACCCGGGCGATCCGCGTCTCCCGCCTCGACGTCCGCGCTCCCGCGGGCGGCGCCGTCGACACGGAGGACCATCTGCTCGCCCTGGTCGTGACGGCGGACCCGCAGGCCCTCGCCGACCTGCGCGACCGGGTGCTGGCCCCGCTGTCGTCCGAGCGGGCCGCGACGGCGGCCAAGCTGGTGGAGACCCTGCGGAGCTGGCTGCTCCACCAGGGCCGCCGCGAGGACGTCGCGGCGGAGCTGTTCGTCCATCCTCAGACGGTCCGCTACCGCATGTCCCGCCTCCGCGAGCTCTATGGCGACCGCCTCCGCGACCCGCAATGGCTGCTCATGCTCACCGTGGCCCTGGCCGCCGCCCAGGCGGCCCCGAGCTGA
- a CDS encoding D-arabinono-1,4-lactone oxidase translates to MSDERFTNWAGSIVFGARRFHRPSTVAQVQELVAAGGSVKVLGSGHSFNRMADTRGDLVSLAGLPRIVEVGADRTSVRVDGGIRYGELAARLHAEGLALHTMASLPHISVAGAVATATHGSGWRHANLATAVSAIELVRGDGTAVTLRRGADGDAFAGAVVHLGALGVITALTLDVVPAYELRQYVYDDLPRAALQSHLPEILADGYSVSLFTTWSTPDMAAVWLKRRDPMPAGDFHGARRATAPRHPVPGMPARSSTDQSGEPGPWHTRLPHFRMEFTPSSGEELQSEYHVPRDRALEAIDALQAIGARVAPVLQVCELRTIAADELWLSPNYRRDTFALHFTWIADAGAVLPVVADVEEALAPLDARPHWGKIFTITPATVRARYDRFADFVALAREYDPEGVLRNPWLDDLLG, encoded by the coding sequence ATGAGCGACGAGCGGTTCACCAACTGGGCGGGCTCCATCGTCTTCGGCGCGCGCCGGTTCCATCGCCCGTCCACTGTCGCGCAGGTGCAGGAGCTGGTGGCGGCCGGTGGCTCGGTCAAGGTGCTCGGCAGCGGGCACTCCTTCAACCGCATGGCGGACACGAGGGGTGACTTGGTGTCGCTGGCCGGACTGCCGCGCATCGTCGAGGTCGGAGCGGACCGCACGTCGGTCCGGGTCGACGGCGGCATCCGCTACGGCGAGCTCGCCGCCCGGCTGCACGCGGAGGGCCTGGCCCTGCACACCATGGCGTCGCTGCCGCACATCTCGGTCGCCGGTGCCGTCGCGACGGCGACGCACGGCTCCGGCTGGCGGCACGCCAACCTCGCCACCGCGGTCTCGGCGATCGAGCTGGTCCGCGGCGACGGGACGGCGGTCACCCTGCGCCGCGGCGCCGACGGGGACGCCTTCGCCGGGGCGGTCGTGCACCTCGGCGCGCTGGGCGTGATCACCGCGCTGACCCTGGACGTCGTGCCGGCGTACGAGCTGCGCCAGTACGTCTACGACGACCTGCCCCGCGCCGCCCTGCAGTCGCACCTGCCGGAGATCCTGGCCGACGGCTACAGCGTCAGCCTCTTCACCACCTGGTCCACCCCGGACATGGCCGCGGTCTGGCTCAAACGGCGCGATCCCATGCCCGCCGGCGACTTCCACGGCGCCCGGCGGGCGACCGCGCCCCGCCACCCGGTGCCGGGCATGCCGGCGCGCAGCAGCACCGACCAGTCCGGCGAACCCGGGCCGTGGCACACCCGGCTGCCGCACTTCCGGATGGAGTTCACCCCGAGCAGCGGCGAGGAGCTCCAGTCGGAATACCACGTGCCCCGCGACCGCGCCCTCGAGGCCATCGACGCGCTGCAGGCGATCGGCGCCCGGGTCGCGCCGGTGCTGCAGGTCTGCGAGCTGCGCACGATCGCGGCCGACGAGCTGTGGCTGAGCCCCAACTACCGCCGCGACACGTTCGCCCTGCACTTCACCTGGATCGCCGACGCCGGGGCGGTCCTGCCGGTGGTGGCGGACGTCGAGGAGGCGCTGGCCCCGCTCGACGCGCGCCCGCACTGGGGCAAGATCTTCACGATCACCCCGGCCACCGTACGCGCCCGGTACGACCGCTTCGCCGACTTCGTGGCGCTGGCCCGCGAGTACGACCCGGAGGGCGTCTTGCGCAATCCGTGGCTGGACGACCTGCTCGGCTGA
- a CDS encoding ferredoxin reductase encodes MALTRTLRSGAWRVVELITTPLVPADYLDAVVPLRNPDVLRAKIVGVHAETAHSVTLTLRPGRGWRPYTPGQYVRLGVDVDGVRLWRSYSVTSAPRRDDRFTVTVNEIPGGAVSTHLVRRARTGMILHLDVPAGEFTLPAVAPEKTLFVTAGSGITPVMGMLRSRGHELADVVVVHSARTRADVVFGDDLRALAAQGRIRLVERHTGTDGRIKPADLDELVPDLFERDVWACGPNELLDDLEEHWAQSGARSRLRTERFRPTVMADGAGGGDLTFTLAGKTVPAGGGEPLLVAGEAAGVLMPSGCRMGICFKCVLPLREGAVRDLRDGTLTVAEPGDAIPIQTCINAAAGPCRIEL; translated from the coding sequence ATGGCTCTTACGCGCACCCTGCGGTCCGGGGCCTGGCGGGTCGTGGAACTGATCACGACACCGCTCGTCCCGGCCGACTACCTCGATGCGGTCGTCCCGCTGCGCAATCCCGACGTGCTGCGCGCGAAGATCGTTGGCGTCCACGCCGAGACGGCGCACAGCGTGACGCTGACGCTACGCCCCGGCCGCGGCTGGCGTCCGTACACGCCCGGTCAGTATGTCCGGCTCGGCGTGGACGTCGACGGCGTACGGCTCTGGCGCTCGTACTCGGTCACCAGCGCGCCCCGGCGCGACGACCGGTTCACGGTCACCGTCAACGAGATCCCGGGTGGCGCGGTGAGCACCCACCTCGTCCGGCGGGCGCGCACCGGCATGATCCTGCACCTCGACGTGCCCGCCGGCGAGTTCACGCTGCCGGCCGTCGCCCCGGAGAAGACGCTGTTCGTCACGGCCGGTAGCGGTATCACCCCGGTCATGGGCATGCTGCGCAGCCGCGGGCACGAGTTGGCCGACGTGGTGGTGGTGCACTCCGCGCGTACCCGTGCCGACGTGGTGTTCGGCGACGACCTGCGGGCGCTGGCCGCCCAGGGCCGCATCCGCCTGGTGGAGCGGCACACCGGGACCGACGGCCGGATCAAGCCGGCCGACCTCGACGAGCTGGTGCCCGACCTGTTCGAGCGCGACGTCTGGGCGTGCGGGCCCAACGAGCTGCTCGACGACCTGGAGGAGCACTGGGCGCAGTCCGGCGCCCGGTCGCGGCTGCGCACCGAGCGGTTCCGTCCCACGGTGATGGCCGACGGCGCCGGTGGTGGCGACCTGACGTTCACGCTCGCCGGCAAGACGGTCCCGGCCGGCGGCGGTGAGCCGCTGCTGGTGGCCGGCGAGGCCGCCGGGGTGCTGATGCCGTCCGGCTGCCGCATGGGCATCTGCTTCAAGTGCGTGCTGCCGCTGCGCGAGGGCGCCGTGCGCGACCTGCGCGACGGCACCCTCACCGTCGCCGAGCCCGGCGACGCCATTCCCATTCAGACCTGCATCAACGCGGCCGCCGGCCCGTGCCGCATCGAGCTGTAG